The sequence ATGGCCATGCGTGGGGTTACAAATTAAAACTAAAAAGAAATGAAATTGAGTGCAGAATTTATGAGGAAATTGAATGTGAGAACTGCAACTATGTTATAACTATTCCAAATGAAAATATTACAGGCATTAAAGATATTCTAAAGTGTTTTATTAATGAAATTTATGAGAAAGAGATAAACTGGAGAAATAGTTGTTTAAAGAGCAACAAGGGTTGGTACTCTAGGAAGCATAAAAGTATAAATTTATGGTTGACTAGGGGAAAAGAGGATAAGATCTTAGAAATATCAAAACAAATTGCTGAAAGATATTCTAATTCAAAGCGACTAGAAAATGAAGTTGAACATTTCAAGGTATTTATTTCTAGATTTTATTATGCATTAAATATGCTGGTACCAACATGGAAGGTAGAAGATATAAAAGAAACTACTTTTAAAAGATTAAATGAATTTAATATTAAAAATGTAGGAATTAGTTGCATAGATAATAAGCTTATTATAATGAAAAATAGTGAAGATGCAAATGCTGTCCTAGATAAGTTTGATATTCAAATTGATTCATATTCAAATAGTTCTATGGTAGTAAACCAAATTGTAAATAGACTAGGAAAGGTGGCGTAGTTATGAGTAATAAAGAAATGGTAAGTAAAATGGTTAAAGGTGAAATGACTAATAGTGAAGCAGAACAATTATATAATAGATTAAATTCTAGAAGTGAGAGAGAAATAATTGACGACCTCAAAGAACTTGACTTTGAAAATCTTATAAATACTGAAGAATGTTTGGAAGATTTCTTAGATACCATGAGTGAGCTAGAAGATAGCGAAGAAAATAAAAGAAGTATAGAATCTACAGAGAAAGCATTAGAATATTTAAAAATTGCTATTAAAGAAAGAATGAAAGAAATGATAGCAGCCGAACATAAATTAAAGGAATTGGTTCAAAGTCGTTGAATAAATTATGTACGAATACAAAAATTAACGGAAAAGCATTTATCTGTTGTGGGATGAGATGCTTTTTTCGTTTGTCTTTTTTTATTTAAAAAAATAGTTACAAAAATCCTAGTATAACTATATTGTACAGGAGTTTGGAGATAAAGTCAATAAAAAATTTAAAGGATTTAGCAAAAAACTTACTAAACCCTTTAAGAGAAAAGAAAATTGAAAAAAAGAAAAATAACAGAGTAACAGGTACCAATATGTTGCTCTGTTGTTTTATATATTAGATGTATTTATATGTAAAGTCAATAAATTAATAAAGAAAGAAGGAATATATATTATGAGAAAGAAAAAATATGTAAGTAATGACGTGATTATGGATAAACAATTAGTGTATGCTCTATGGATTGGAGATTATGTTTATACTGGAAGTGGCAAAGGTGAGAGAGTACAGGGAAATATAAATAAGGCTAAACGTGGAGAACATGATAACAAGTTATTCCAACAAGCTTATAACGAAAGTGATGATAAGCAAATAAGACCAGAACTGTTAGCTTATAATTTAGAAAGTGAAGTAGAAGCAAGAGAAATAGAGCAGGAATATATTAATCATTTTGAAAAAGTAGAAGGGGTTATAGTATGTAATGTTAGAGGTGCAGATAATGGTTGCACCAGCGAAGCATATAATAAATATCCTAAATTAACTGAAGATAAAGTTAGAGAAATAAAGCAATTATTGGATACTTGCAGTAATAAAGAATTAGCAGAGACATACAATTGCAGTTATAACGCAATAAGTAAAATTAGAAATGGTATTAGGTGGAAGAACGTAATTGTAAAGGATAGTGAGAGATAAAATGAAAAGGGTTTGTAAAGTGTTATCGGTATTAAATTTTATACTATTCTCATGTTTTCTAGTTTTCATAAATAGTACAAATAATTCTACAATAGATTTTAAATCAATATCTGAATTATTATGTGTATTGGTTATTATAGATTGCATTTTTGATGTTAGAGAAGCGTGGAAACATGAAAAGAATTAAAAAATACATAGATGATAATGGAGTGAGTTGGGATTCAAAAGCTGAATTTCAATTCTTTTGTTATCTTCAGGAAAGCAAAGATAAATATAATATTAAAGAAATACATAGACAAGTAAAATACATATTACAGGAGCCTTTTACATTATGTTCTAAAAAGATACAAGCTATCACATATAAATCAGATTTTACTTTAATTTTAGAAGATGGAAGAATAGTGATTATAGACGTTAAGCCACCATTAAAGAGTATTTGGGATGCGAAATTTATAATCAAGTGGAAAATGATGATGAACTTACATAGAGATTATATCTATAAGATAATATCTTGGAAAAATAAAGAGGTTGGTTGGGTAGAGATGTAAGGAAAATATCTTGGAATAGATATATAGCAAATTTGCATAAATATATTAGAGTGTTAAAAATATATATTACAAGATATTAAAATATTAATAATAGAAGGCGTATTTTTTGAAATTATCAAAATGTTATTTTAACTTATTCTTTAATTTATCTACATAAATTATTACTATCTTTATGATAAAATAGCATGTTTACTGAAAAGTGTCAAGATACTTGCAGACATTTAATTTATAAGTATTATATAGTTAAGAGATGCGCATCTCCTATATTTTAAATTTAGGAGGATCACTATGAATAAAGAAGCAAATATTAGTGTTAATCGTGTGAATACGCAAAGAGCATTGAAATTGTATTTAACAAAAATTGATTTTATGGGAAAGTTAGATGATTTATTTGTACTTACTCAATTAAATTGTGAAGAAATAATTGATAATATAAAAAGTGGAAGTATACCACCCAAATTGGCAAATGGAATTGTTAGAATATTAAATATTGATATAAATGTTTTAGTAGGGCAACGTAAATTATCGATCCATGAAGAGAAAAAATTAAAAGAATATTGTGATATAAATGATGATAGTAGAGTTTTAGGAAAATTATATGAAGTAGCTAAGCTGGCAGATAAAGAAAATGATGTATTAAAAGCTGGTGGATTTGCTAATCCTAATATAATATTAAATTCAGTTAAAGAAAATAAAATACCACAAGAAGTTAAAAAAGCATTTATGAACGGCTTTAATCTTGAATGGTCACGTTTATATAATTGTAGTAAAAATGAACTTGTGAATCTGATTCCAGTTAAAAAACGTAGCAAATATAATCCAATTGGACTCACAGAAATATTTTTTAATAATGGTCTGATGGAACAAACAAGCGAATGTATTTATACAATTAGAAAAGAAGATATAAATGAAGAATATAATGAAATAAATAATAAGGTACATCTATCAATCGAATTAGCACAATACAAAATATTGAGGAAATATACAAGAGAAGAATATAATAAGTTTATTTATATAAGTTCATTTTATAGAAGTTCATATAATTATAAAATTATAACTGATTTAGGCGATTATAGATTTCAAGAACTTAATTATGTTAATGAAAAGTATGGATATTCAAAAAGAATATATAGCATAGTTGACTTTAGTTCAGTTGTAAAGATGGATGGACAAGATTTTGCGAAATATATATATGAAGTGGATTTTGAGACTTTTTATGAATTAATATCTGATATTTTTGCGGCTAAGTCTGATATAGAAAGTAATTTTCAAGTAGCTGAAGCAAAAAAAGATTTAGAGCATTCTAAAGAGATAACAAGATTGCTTATTGAAAAATATAATAATATATTGGAATTAGAGAAACAGTTAGTTACTAAATAAGTAGAAATAGGTTTATATTAATTGCATTATTTTACCACCTTTTGTATAATTTATATGAAGGGTGGTGAGATTTATGAAGCTAGAAGATATATGTAAATGTAAATATTGTGGAAAAGAATTTAAATGGGCATATCATGTTCCTCAAATTGCACAAGGAATAGGAATTTTGGATGTAGAAAATCAACTGGCTAAAGATAGTGCTAAACTTTTTAATATTAAAGCTATGAAGAAAAATGGTTATGAAATCCCATTGGAGGCAATAGTGTATTGTTTATATTGTGAAGAACCTAATGAAATTACAATAGAATACAATAGTTAATAATTCTTATGAGAATTCTATTAATTTAGTCTATATAATAAAATTATATAATATAGAAAGTGGTGTGATTTATGGGGAAAATGAAAGAATATTTCGGAAGAGGTTTTATAGGTATCCTAGATGATTCATTAAAAATAACAATAAATAATGATGAATATTATGACGATGGAGTATTGAAAAAACTTAATTGTGAAGTAGAAAATGAAGATGAATTAGATAAAATAAAAACATATGTTAATAGAAAAATAAAGCTGAAAGTTACTGGGATTAAAACAATAAGAAGAAAAGAAGAATTTAATTTTGAGCATGATATATATATAAATAAAATAATACGCATAGCTGATATAAATACTAAGATCAGATTTGATATAGAGATTTTAAATTTAAACAATGAAAAAGAAATATCTAAATTGCTAAAAGAAAGTATAGAGTTATTATTTTATTGGCATTTAGAAAGAAGTAAGGGCAATGAACAGGAAGCAGAAAAGATATTACAAAAGAAATTTGCTATATCTCAAAAAATTGTAGAACTTGGTGGGAACTTTGAAATATCAGAAGAATTATTTAATGAGGGAAAACAAGAATTTTTGAAAAAAAGATTAGAACAAATAGAAAGACTTCTTATAAGAGAATTACCTTATGACAAATTTGGAAGAACAGATACTACAACTTATACAGTTGGAAAATACCATTATTAAATTTAAGAAGTTATTTCTAAGAACTCTATTAATTTAGGGTTCTTTTTAATTGAAATGTTTATTGAATTATTTTGCCACTTTTTGTATAATAAGGTTATATGAGAGGTGGTATGAAAAATGAAGACAGAGCAAGAATTATTAGAGCTATTTAAATCTTCCAATATAGATGGGTATAAAATAGAACAAACATTTGAAACTACTAATTCAGAAGAAAACTTTGCAACAACTAATTCAATGCAGTTAATGTGCGTTGAAGATATAATTAAATTTTCATGCAAGAATAACATCAATTCAATGTTTTATTACTATGGATTTACGAGTGAAGAAGCATTAGTGATAGATGATGAAATAATATCAGATTTTTGGCTTGAACCGGAAGTTAAATTGATTTTACAAGATAAATTTGACGAGCATAATAAAAGAGTATATGAATTAGATTTTAACAAGCCAATATATTTATATGTATATATCATACACCAAGGAATTGTTCTTTTCGCTGCTGAGCAAGATTTCTGGTTTTTTGAGGAGGGATTAGATTTCCCAAAATATGTTTGCGAAAAAATAATAGATGATAATATGAATGATATTAATGCTGAAAGAGAAAATAAAATGGAAAGAGTTTATAGAGATAGAGAAGTATTACATCAACAAATATTAAATGATGAAGAATTTCAACAATGTACCAATCAAAGATTAAGGTTAATATATACTGGTAAAATATTTAAAAACAATATCGATAATAAAAAACTTTTTATTAAAGAAAGTGGTGGACATTATGATATTACACCAGGTGAATTTATAGAACTCATATGGAAAGAATATAAGAATAATCTAAAAATGCTATAATAATTGTACTAAAAGTAATATAATGGTTAAGTAGGGATGGTGAATTATTATGGGATTAAGTTTCAGGAAATCCATTAAGCTTACTAAAAATACTAGAATTAATTTAAGTAAAACTGGTGGTATTGGAATTAGCAGTGGAGTAAAAGGTGCTAGAATAAGTGCTAATGAACAAGGCATAAGAGCTACAGGAACTAAAGATGGATTACAGTATAGAAAAAATGTTGGATATAATGATGTAGTTAATAGTGAATCAAATTTTGCAGGATATAATCAGTATAGAAAAACTTTCGAATATTATAGAAATAATTATGGAGTACATGCTAATTTTATTTTAATGTTCCTATTTTGGATACCATTTTTAGTAGGGATTTTAATTGGACAACCAGAGATAAGCGTATTAGGCTTAATAGTATTACCATTCTTGCTTTATAGCAGTTATAAGGTTATTATATTTAAGAAGTTTGTTAAAGCAGGATTAAACCAAGATGTTGAGGGTACTGAAAAATATCTTAAACAATTAAGTAAATATAAAAAGTATAAAAAATTATTAATAAAATTAGGATTTATAGAAATTCAGGATTAGAGATTACATTTTAGTAGTCTCTTTTTATATGCAAAAAATTATCAAAGGGGGTGATAAAGATGAAGTGGAGAACTAAACCAGCAAAATATGAAAATGCTAAACAAATGCAGAAAATTATTGATAAATACTTTGAAGAATGTGAAGAAAACAATGAATTTCCAACTGTTACTGGATTAGCATTTGCACTTAATATGAATAGGCAAGACTTAATAAACTATGAGAATTGCTTGGAAAATGGCAGATTATTAAGTTTAGATGATAGTGCGAAAGCTGAGATTGTGGACGCAATAAAAAGAGCTAAGAAATATATTGAGATGTGCTATGAACAAAGGCTGTTTGCTAATGGAAATCCTGCTGGAACTATATTTACCTTAAAAAATAATTATAAGTGGGTAGATAAATCAGAAGTAGAGCAAACCAATAAGACTATTACTGTACAATTAGAAGACTAAATTTATAACCATGACAAAACTTAACAGTATTGACATATGCCATGTGGTGACGTAAAATATAGGTATAGAACAATGACAAAACTTAATGTCATAACTATGGAGGGTTATTATATGATATATGGATATTGTAGAGTTAGTAGTAAAGGACAATTGGATAATAATAGTTTAGAACAGCAGGAAAAAGAAATATTAAGTAAATATGAAAGTGCTAAGATATTTAAAGAACAATATACAGGAACTACTACACATAGACCTATATTTGATAAGGTTATAGATCAACTAAAAGAGAATGATACTTTAGTTGTATGTAAACTAGATAGATTAGCAAGAAATACTGTTGAAGGAATAGATATTGTACAAAAACTATTTGATAGAGGTGTAAGTGTACACGTACTTAATGTAGGACTATTAGAGAATACTACAATGGGAAAATTCTTTTTAACTACATTGTTAGCAGTTGCTGAGATGGAGAGAAATACTATAATAGAACGTACTCAGACAGGTAAGGCTATTGCTAAGACTAAGGAAGGATTTACAGAAGGTAGACCAATTAAACATACCAAGCAACAGATAGAATATGCTTTGTCTTTACTATCAGTCAATGGTGGTGATATGAGTTATACAAAGGTAGAAGAAGTTACTGGGATAAACAAGAGAACACTAGCAAGATATAAAGATAGATATATTAAATAAAACTTAATATTAATTATTAAAGACTTAGAGCAATATCTAGGTCTTTTTTCATACCCTTTTTTAGACAACAGGGGGTATGGTTCTATATTTGGACAGAATTTCGTATTCGTAGTCTAACAAAATATTTTGAAAAAATAAAAGGGCATAAATGCTAAGAAAGAAGGTGAGTAACTATAAAAAATGATAATACAACTTTTAAAATATCGAAAAAAATGTTTAATGAAATTTATTTACCACAACTAGAAAACTATAATACTAGATTTAACGTGTTCTATGGGGGAGCAGGTTCTGGAAAGTCACATTTTGTATTTCAAAAAATGATTTTAAAATATCTCAAATGTGAAAATCGTAAATGTTTAGTAGTTAGAAAAACCCAGAATTCATTAAAGGATTCATGTTTTTCATTAATAAAGCAAATACTTTCAGATTGGAAGTTATATGACCAATGTAAAATAAATAAAACTGACCTTACAATTGAATTGCCTAATGGTAGTAACTTTATTTTTAAAGGGTTAGATGATAGCGAACGTTTAAAATCAATAAATGGAATTGATGATATTATCGTTGAAGAATGCACGGAAATAGATGATTTTTCTTTCGACCAACTTTGCTTACGTTTAAGAAGTAAGAAGCCATATAACCAAGTTCATGTTATGTTTAACCCAATTGACAAAAGTAATTGGGTTTACAAAAGATGGTTTGCTAATGGATATAATAAAAAGAATACAATAGTTTTACATACTACATATAAGAATAATAAATTTCTACCTAAAGAATACATAGACAACCTTTTGGAGATGGAGAAAAACAATCATGCATATTATAATATTTATGCCCTCGGAGAGTTCGCTACACTTGATAAACTTGTTTATACCAATTGGAAAGTAGATACCTTTGATTATCACACAATTCTTAAAGAAGTTAAGTATAGTAAGGCAATATTTTCTCTGGACTTCGGATTTACAAATGATCCAACTGCTTTTGTGTGTTCCGTAATTGATAAAGTGAATAAAAAGATATGGATATTTGATGAGTTTCAGGAGAAGGGTTTATTAAATGATGAAATAGCAGCTAAGATTATTCAAATGGGATTTAGAAAAGAAGTTATAGTCTGTGATAGTGCTGAACCTAAAAGTATTGAGGAATTAAAACGTAATGGATTAGATAGAGTTAAGGGAGCGGTAAAAGGTAAAGATAGTATTATTAATGGAATTAACTTATTACAGCAGTATGAAATTATAGTTAATGCTAAATGTACATATATAATTGAGGAATTAAAGAATTATACGTGGGCTAAGGACAAGTCTACTGGTGAATATAAGAATGTTCCGATTGACCAATATAACCACGGACTAGATGCTTTAAGATATGG comes from Clostridium sp. TW13 and encodes:
- a CDS encoding DUF1064 domain-containing protein; this translates as MKRIKKYIDDNGVSWDSKAEFQFFCYLQESKDKYNIKEIHRQVKYILQEPFTLCSKKIQAITYKSDFTLILEDGRIVIIDVKPPLKSIWDAKFIIKWKMMMNLHRDYIYKIISWKNKEVGWVEM
- a CDS encoding DUF4236 domain-containing protein; the encoded protein is MGLSFRKSIKLTKNTRINLSKTGGIGISSGVKGARISANEQGIRATGTKDGLQYRKNVGYNDVVNSESNFAGYNQYRKTFEYYRNNYGVHANFILMFLFWIPFLVGILIGQPEISVLGLIVLPFLLYSSYKVIIFKKFVKAGLNQDVEGTEKYLKQLSKYKKYKKLLIKLGFIEIQD
- a CDS encoding DNA-packaging protein gives rise to the protein MKWRTKPAKYENAKQMQKIIDKYFEECEENNEFPTVTGLAFALNMNRQDLINYENCLENGRLLSLDDSAKAEIVDAIKRAKKYIEMCYEQRLFANGNPAGTIFTLKNNYKWVDKSEVEQTNKTITVQLED
- a CDS encoding recombinase family protein; the protein is MIYGYCRVSSKGQLDNNSLEQQEKEILSKYESAKIFKEQYTGTTTHRPIFDKVIDQLKENDTLVVCKLDRLARNTVEGIDIVQKLFDRGVSVHVLNVGLLENTTMGKFFLTTLLAVAEMERNTIIERTQTGKAIAKTKEGFTEGRPIKHTKQQIEYALSLLSVNGGDMSYTKVEEVTGINKRTLARYKDRYIK
- a CDS encoding PBSX family phage terminase large subunit; the protein is MFNEIYLPQLENYNTRFNVFYGGAGSGKSHFVFQKMILKYLKCENRKCLVVRKTQNSLKDSCFSLIKQILSDWKLYDQCKINKTDLTIELPNGSNFIFKGLDDSERLKSINGIDDIIVEECTEIDDFSFDQLCLRLRSKKPYNQVHVMFNPIDKSNWVYKRWFANGYNKKNTIVLHTTYKNNKFLPKEYIDNLLEMEKNNHAYYNIYALGEFATLDKLVYTNWKVDTFDYHTILKEVKYSKAIFSLDFGFTNDPTAFVCSVIDKVNKKIWIFDEFQEKGLLNDEIAAKIIQMGFRKEVIVCDSAEPKSIEELKRNGLDRVKGAVKGKDSIINGINLLQQYEIIVNAKCTYIIEELKNYTWAKDKSTGEYKNVPIDQYNHGLDALRYGISTEIGTKDNKLKTYDLRKLGL